The sequence GGAGTTGGGGGTCTTCTTCGACACCGTTGTCGTGTGTTCTGTCACCGGGTCCACCCAGGCGGGCATGGTGGCCGGGTTTCGCGCGCTGGAGGAGGCCGGGGGGCGGGAGCGGCGTGTGCTTGGTATCGATGCGTCCGCCGCGCCCGAGCGGACTCGGGAGCAGGTCGCCCGGATCGCTCGGAACACCGGGCAACTAATCGGTGTGCGGGAGGAGTTGGCGCTGGATGATGTCGAGTTGGACGGGCGGTATCACGCCGGGACCTATGGGATTCCCGATGAGGGGACCCTGGAGGCGATGCGGCTCGCCGCTCGGACCGAGGGCATGGTGACCGACCCTGTCTATGAGGGAAAGTCGATGGCTGGGATGGTCGACCTCGTGACGCGGGGGGAGATCGGCGGGGAGTCGAACGTGCTGTACGCCCATCTTGGTGGGCAGCCTGCGTTGAACGCGTACAGCGCGCTGTTCTGAGGCGCGCCCGCGGTGGTGTGGGGGTGGGGGCGGGGCCGTGCCGGTACGTCCCTTCGCAGCCTCCCGTGCGCACGGCCCTGAGTTTCGACGGGTGGGCGTTTTCAGCGGGAGCCGGACGCTGCGAACGTGACATCCCGGCACCGCCCCGCCCCCGGGTGGTCCGGCCAGTGCCGCCGCGTCTGGGGTCGTGAACGGACGCGCGGGGCGCCCTCCTGTCCGGGGGCGTCCCGCGCGGTCGGCTACAGCGCCTGGGCGGACGGCTTCACCATGCCTCGGACCGTGCGGGACTTGACGAAGTTGCCGAGGGCCGTCATCTCCCACTCGCCGGAGAACTGCTTGATGAGCTTGGCCATCATCACGCCGGTCTGCGGCTCCGCGGTGGTGAGGTCGAAGCGGACCAGCTCCTCGCCCGTGGCGGCGTCCAGGAGACGGCAGTAGGCCTTGGCCACTTCGGTGAACTTCTGGCCCGAGAAGGAGTTCACCGTGAAGACCAGGCCCGTGACCTCCTGGGGGAGACGGCCGAGGTCCACGACGATCACCTCGTCGTCACCGCCGCCCTCGCCCGTGAGGTTGTCGCCGGAGTGCTTGATCGCGCCGTTCACGATCGAGAGCTTGCCGAAGTAGCAGCTGTCGATGTGGTTGCGCTGCGGGCCGTAGGCGATCACGGAGGCGTCGAGGTCGATGTCCTTGCCCCGGTACGCGGGCTCCCAGCCCAGGCCCATCTTCACCTGGGAGAGGAACGGGCTGCCGCCCTTGGTGAGGGATACGGTCTGGTTCTTCTGGAGGTTTACTCGTCCCTTGTCGAGGTTGATCTTGCCGGTGCCCGGGGCGGGGGCTGCCGGGGGCGCCGGGGGCGCGGGCGGGGCCGCCGGGGTGGTGACGGGCGGGGCCGTGGGCGCCACCGGTGTCTGGAGCGTGGGGGCGGGCGGCGCCACCGGGGCCGGGGCCGCGGGCTCCTCCACCGTCACGCCGAAGTCCGTGGCGATGCCCGCCAGGCCGTTCGAGTATCCCTGGCCGACCGCGCGGGCCTTCCAGGCGCCGTTGCGCAGGTAGACCTCGACGATGACCAGGGCCGTCTCCGCGCCGAGCTGGGGCGGGGTGAAGGAAGCGAGGACCGAGCCGTCGTCCGCGCTGCGGATCGTGGCCGTCGGTTCGATGCCCTGGAACGTCTGGCCCGCCGCGTCCGGGCTCGCGGTGACGACGATCTTCTCGATGCCCTGGGGCACGGCTGTCGTGTCGACCGTGATCGAGTCGGGGGCCGAGCCGCCGCCGGAGCGGTACGTCACGCCCTGGCCCGACGGCTGGTTGTAGAAGATGAAGTCGTCGTCGGAGCGCACCTTGCCGTCGGCGGTGAGCAGCAGGCCCGATACGTCCAGCCGCACCGGGGCGGCGACGTCCACCGTCACGCGGGTGACGGCGAGAGGGATGTTCGAGCCGGGGGTCATAGCTGTCATGCCGGGTGAACGAGCGGACCGGCTTTGCCGTTCCCTTACCAAGCGGGCAATCGGCCGATCGGGTCAGCGGCGGTTGCGGGGGTGGTTGCGGGCGGTTCGTTCGTTGCCGTGCTTGTAGTTGCCCGTCCAGCGGGCCATGACGAGCTGGGGGTCGCCCTTTTCCACTTCCGCGAGGAACTGGGTGGCTCTCGGGCCTCGGAGGGTGGTGGCGGGGCGGGAGCCGTGGGTGATCTTCACGGTGCCGTCGGGGTGGTGGGTGTAGGTGAAGCCGTGTGGGTTGGGCATGGGGGGATGGTAGGGCCGGGGGGTGGGGGTGGCCCAAGGGTTTTCCCGCCCCCGCCGCCCCTGCCCTCCCCGTCACTGCATGGGGGGCGCTTCGCCCCCTTGCCCCCGGTGCGCAGTTCCCCGCGCCCTTTGAAGGGGGCGGGGAA is a genomic window of Streptomyces sp. NBC_00414 containing:
- a CDS encoding TerD family protein; amino-acid sequence: MTPGSNIPLAVTRVTVDVAAPVRLDVSGLLLTADGKVRSDDDFIFYNQPSGQGVTYRSGGGSAPDSITVDTTAVPQGIEKIVVTASPDAAGQTFQGIEPTATIRSADDGSVLASFTPPQLGAETALVIVEVYLRNGAWKARAVGQGYSNGLAGIATDFGVTVEEPAAPAPVAPPAPTLQTPVAPTAPPVTTPAAPPAPPAPPAAPAPGTGKINLDKGRVNLQKNQTVSLTKGGSPFLSQVKMGLGWEPAYRGKDIDLDASVIAYGPQRNHIDSCYFGKLSIVNGAIKHSGDNLTGEGGGDDEVIVVDLGRLPQEVTGLVFTVNSFSGQKFTEVAKAYCRLLDAATGEELVRFDLTTAEPQTGVMMAKLIKQFSGEWEMTALGNFVKSRTVRGMVKPSAQAL